A part of Verrucomicrobiota bacterium genomic DNA contains:
- a CDS encoding phosphoribosylaminoimidazolesuccinocarboxamide synthase translates to MDLLTCDLPGITKLRSGKVREVFDLGENLLLVATDRISAFDCILPNAIPGKGEVLNKLSTFWFHRLDFIPNHMIETEVSAFPPELKPYADILRGRSMIAKKAKPLPVECVVRGYVAGSGWKEYQKEGTVGGYAMPAGLQQSDRLPEDLFTPSTKAEEGHDEPITWSQCRALLGDEVALRVKQMSLDLYRHGRAYAASRGIIIADTKFEFGIHDGEIILIDECMTPDSSRFWPADQYKSGGSPPSFDKQFVRDWLENCGWDKQPPAPELPAEIVAKTAEKYHEALTRLTAPNPASVS, encoded by the coding sequence ATGGATCTTCTCACCTGCGATCTGCCCGGCATCACGAAACTCCGCAGCGGCAAAGTCCGCGAGGTCTTCGACCTTGGAGAGAACCTCCTGCTGGTAGCCACAGACCGCATTTCCGCTTTCGACTGCATTCTGCCAAACGCCATCCCGGGCAAGGGAGAGGTGCTGAACAAACTCTCGACCTTCTGGTTTCATCGCCTCGATTTCATTCCCAATCATATGATCGAGACCGAGGTCTCGGCCTTTCCCCCGGAGTTGAAGCCGTATGCCGACATCCTGCGCGGTCGCTCGATGATCGCGAAGAAGGCGAAGCCGCTTCCCGTCGAGTGCGTTGTGCGCGGCTATGTCGCCGGCTCCGGATGGAAGGAATACCAGAAGGAGGGCACGGTGGGTGGCTATGCGATGCCAGCGGGCCTACAACAGTCCGACCGCCTCCCCGAAGATCTCTTCACTCCGAGCACCAAGGCCGAGGAGGGACATGACGAGCCAATCACCTGGTCCCAGTGCCGTGCTTTGCTAGGTGACGAAGTCGCCCTGAGGGTGAAGCAGATGAGCCTCGATCTCTACCGGCATGGGCGTGCCTACGCCGCCTCCCGCGGCATCATCATCGCCGACACGAAGTTCGAGTTTGGCATCCATGACGGCGAGATCATCCTGATCGACGAGTGCATGACGCCTGACTCCTCACGCTTCTGGCCAGCCGACCAATACAAATCCGGCGGCAGTCCTCCAAGCTTCGATAAGCAGTTCGTTCGAGACTGGCTCGAGAACTGCGGCTGGGACAAGCAACCGCCCGCTCCCGAACTTCCTGCAGAGATTGTCGCTAAGACCGCGGAAAAGTACCACGAGGCCCTCACCCGGCTGACGGCACCGAATCCCGCCTCCGTTTCCTGA